The Salirhabdus salicampi DNA segment TATTTATTTAAATCGTATGTCTCCCCTTTAACTAGGTAAAAGACATTTTCCCCAATGTTCGTTATATGATCAGCGAAACGCTCAATATACCGAGAACTAAATGCCATTTGCATAATGTGCTGAATAACCTCCGGATTCGATTCCGTATGCTGTAACATATCGCGAATCACTTGACTGTGCATTGCATCGATTTCATCGTCCAAATCCGCTAATTTTTTCGCTAATGTAATATCTTCTTGTTCAAAGGCTTGGATAGCTAACGTTACCATATCAATTGCTTTTGCACACATTTTATCTATATTCGGATGAATCGTTAATGAATGGGCTTCACCGAGACGTAATGTTGATTTTGCTATATTAACCGCATGGTCTGCCATTCTTTCTAAATCAGAAGAGATTTTCAACGCAATAATTAACCTTCTTAAATCAGTAGCAAATGGTTGTTCTTTCGTAATGAGTAAGATAGCTTTCTCATTTATAATGAGTTCCTTTTGATCCAACTCTTTATCATCATCAATGATTTTTTGGGCACCCTCTACATCTTTATGGTACAACGTATATACAGCTTCATCTAATCGTTGACGAACATCTTTCGCTAAATCTTTAATCAATTCCTTCAATCCCTCTAAATCGTCCTGAAAGTGTTCACGTACACTCATACATTTTCCACCTCTCTTATTCTTTTAACCGAATCGACCTGTAATATAGTCTTCTGTTCGCTTATCCTCTGGGTTGGAAAATAATTGGTTCGTATTCGTATACTCAATTAATTCACCATTTAAGAAAAATGCTGTTTTATCAGATACACGTGCTGCCTGTTGCATGTTGTGGGTAACAATCACTATACTGTATTTCTCTTTTAACTGTTTAATGAGGTCTTCAACTTTTAATGTAGAGATTGGATCAAGGGCAGAAGTTGGCTCATCCATTAAGATGACGTCAGGTTCAATTGCTAAACAACGGGCTATGCATAATCGCTGTTGCTGACCACCAGATAAACCATACGCATTTTCATCCAAACGATCTTTCACTTCATCCCATATTGCAGCATCGCGCAAACTTTTCTCTACTATTGCATCTAGGTCTTTCTTCTTTTTAATGCCGTGAATCCTCGGTCCATAAGCCACGTTATCGTAAATCGACTTTGGAAAGGGATTAGGTTTTTGGAAAACCATACCGACACGTGTACGCAAATCTTCTACTTGATATTTTGGTGCAAATATATTTTGATCTTTATATTTAATGGTCCCAGATGTTTTCACAATAGGGACAAGTTCAACCATTCGATTTAATGTTTTTAAAAAAGTAGATTTCCCACAACCTGACGGGCCAATAATCGCTGTAATGTCGTTTTCAACAATTTCCAAATTAATATCTTTTAATGCTTGATCCTCCCCATACCACAGGTTTAAATCGGAGATGTCAAACACTCTCTTTTTCTTCACTTCCTCCGTAATTGGCTGTTCTTCCATAACAGGTTTCGTAAATACTGACATAAAAAATCCTCCTCACCCAAGTGAAATATTTATAAACGACGACTAAATTTGTTCCGTATGATGACCGCAACAGTATTCATACAAAGTAGGATAACTAATAAAACAATAATTCCTGCAGCAGATACGAACTGCCACTCTGCCTCAGGTCTACTTACCCAGTTGTAAATTTGAATCGGCATAACTGTATAAGGATCTGTTAACTTTCCTGGTAATGTAAATATGGCAGCTGCAGCACCTACAATTAATAAAGGGGCAGTTTCACCAATTGCCCTTGATAGAGCTAAAATAGTGCCTGTTAATATCCCCGGGAGCGCAGCAGGCATAATGACCCTGACAATAGTTTGCCACTTTGACGCCCCCATACCGAACGAAGCAGCTTTTAAGTCATTCGGCACTGATCGTATCGCTTCTTGTGATGCAACCACTACGATTGGGAGAACAAGTAAACTCATCGTTAATCCACCTGCAATTAATGTGTATCCGAGTCTCATGAAGTAGACGAAAAAGGTTAGACCGAGCAATCCATATACAATGGACGGAACCGCGGCTAAGTTTTGAATATTTGCCTGAATAAATCTAGCAATTTTATTTTTGACAGCATATTCCTCTAAATATAAGGCTGTTGAGATTCCTATGATCATCGAAACAGGTGCTACAATCCCCATTAGTAATAAAGAACCTACAATCCCCGCTAATATACCGGCTTCCTCGGGATATGGTGCTGGAAAGCCGTTTATGAAACCCCAGTCTACATACGCAATTCCTTGAGTCAAAATACGGTAAAGAAGAGAAATGAGTACAACTAACCCTACTAAAGTAGCACCAAAAATCATGACATGGAAAATACGACTAATGATTGTCCTTCTTATTAAATGTTTGTTCCATTGTTGTTGCGACATTTGTTTCATTAATATTCCTCCCTAAACCTACGGGCAATTCGTTGTGAAATAAGGTTCATAATGAGTGTAAAGACGAACAATGTTATTCCGACAGCATAAACACTGTAATAAATCGTTGATCCATACGTTGTATCACCGGACGTACCTTGAACGATAAATGCAGTTAACGTTTGAATCGATTCTGTCGGATCGAACGTAAAGTTTGGTGTTACACCAGCAGCAATCGTGACAATCATCGTTTCCCCAATTGCCCGGGAAATAGCTAAAACAACGGAAGCGACAACACCTGAAAAGGCAGCAGGTAATACAACTTTTATCGCTACTTCGAATTTTGTCGCGCCCATTGCTAGGGCCCCTTCCCGCAAACCATTCGGCACAGAGTTCATTGCATCTTCAGATAAAGAAGCAATCATCGGTATAATCATAATTCCGACAACTATCCCTGCACTTAACGCATTGAACACTTTAATATTGGGAATAAAGGTTTCTAACAGTGGTGTTACAAATGTCAAAGCAAAAAATCCGTAAACTACTGTAGGAATACCAGCTAATACTTCCAATACTGGTTTAATTGTTTTTCTCGTTTTTTCCCCCGCATACTCACTCAAAAAAATGGCAGAGGCAATTCCTAAGGGAACTGCTACAATCGTTGCAATGAGTGTAATGAGTAATGTTCCTGTAATCAGGGGTAATACACCATAGTCTCCTTGCCATGGACGCCAATCTTTATTTAGAAAAAAATCAGCTGGAGATACTTCACTAAAAAATACTAATGCCTCTTTTACTAATGTAACCACAATACCGATTGTTGTTAGGACAGAGAGACCTGCACAAAACAACAGGAAGATGGGTACTAGTCTTTCCCCTTTTCTCAACAACTTAATTCTATCTTTTTTTTCTTTAATTTTTTTTTGTACATCCAAACTGTGCTTATTGGCTTCAAAAGCATCCATTTTTCAATACTCCTTTCATCACAAGGGAAGGTGAGGACAGAATGTCCCCACCTATTAACTATTTATTCATAGATTGATTTAATCTCTTCAAGTTGTTCTTCATATTTAGCCTGTGGTAAAGCAACATACCCAACCCGTTCTGCTGATTCACCTGCATTTTGCAGTAAAAATTCAGTGAAATTTTGTACTTCTTCCTTTTCTTTAAGAGATGTTGTGTTCACGTATGTGAATAATGGGCGTGATAATGGTGAGTATGACCCATCCTGAATGGTATCTCCATTCGGTTGAATTGCACCATTTCCCTCATCAATGGCTAATACTTTCAACTTATCTTTGTTTGCCTCATAGTAAGCATAGCCGAAAAATCCGATAGCATATGGATTATCTTGGATTCCACGAACGAGAACGTTGTCGTTTTCAGATAATGTAACACCTTCACCTTCACGCATTGGTTTATCCTCTAAAATGACTTCATTGAAATAATCAAATGTTCCTGAATCGTGACCTGGGCTAAAAATTTCAATCTCTTCATCAGGCCAGGAGGAATCGATATCAGACCATTTTGTGTTACGCGCTTCATCTAAGAAAATATCACGAAGCTGTTCTACTGAAAGTTCTTCGACAAAGTCATTTTGTTGACTTACAACTACAGAAAGGCCATCGTAAGCTAACACAATTTCCTTTAATTCAATTCCGTTTTGTTCTGCAATTGCTTTTTCCTCATCTTTAATTGGACGAGATGCGTTACTAAAATCTATTTCACCTTTTGTTGATTTCTTAAAGCCACCGCCAGAACCAACACTTTCAAGTGGCGTATTTACCTTTGGTTGCTCTTTGTTGTATTCGTACAGTACACCTTCCATAATCGGAAAAACAGTTGAGGATCCTGCCAGTTTTAC contains these protein-coding regions:
- the phoU gene encoding phosphate signaling complex protein PhoU: MSVREHFQDDLEGLKELIKDLAKDVRQRLDEAVYTLYHKDVEGAQKIIDDDKELDQKELIINEKAILLITKEQPFATDLRRLIIALKISSDLERMADHAVNIAKSTLRLGEAHSLTIHPNIDKMCAKAIDMVTLAIQAFEQEDITLAKKLADLDDEIDAMHSQVIRDMLQHTESNPEVIQHIMQMAFSSRYIERFADHITNIGENVFYLVKGETYDLNK
- the pstB gene encoding phosphate ABC transporter ATP-binding protein PstB — translated: MSVFTKPVMEEQPITEEVKKKRVFDISDLNLWYGEDQALKDINLEIVENDITAIIGPSGCGKSTFLKTLNRMVELVPIVKTSGTIKYKDQNIFAPKYQVEDLRTRVGMVFQKPNPFPKSIYDNVAYGPRIHGIKKKKDLDAIVEKSLRDAAIWDEVKDRLDENAYGLSGGQQQRLCIARCLAIEPDVILMDEPTSALDPISTLKVEDLIKQLKEKYSIVIVTHNMQQAARVSDKTAFFLNGELIEYTNTNQLFSNPEDKRTEDYITGRFG
- the pstA gene encoding phosphate ABC transporter permease PstA encodes the protein MKQMSQQQWNKHLIRRTIISRIFHVMIFGATLVGLVVLISLLYRILTQGIAYVDWGFINGFPAPYPEEAGILAGIVGSLLLMGIVAPVSMIIGISTALYLEEYAVKNKIARFIQANIQNLAAVPSIVYGLLGLTFFVYFMRLGYTLIAGGLTMSLLVLPIVVVASQEAIRSVPNDLKAASFGMGASKWQTIVRVIMPAALPGILTGTILALSRAIGETAPLLIVGAAAAIFTLPGKLTDPYTVMPIQIYNWVSRPEAEWQFVSAAGIIVLLVILLCMNTVAVIIRNKFSRRL
- the pstC gene encoding phosphate ABC transporter permease subunit PstC, translating into MDAFEANKHSLDVQKKIKEKKDRIKLLRKGERLVPIFLLFCAGLSVLTTIGIVVTLVKEALVFFSEVSPADFFLNKDWRPWQGDYGVLPLITGTLLITLIATIVAVPLGIASAIFLSEYAGEKTRKTIKPVLEVLAGIPTVVYGFFALTFVTPLLETFIPNIKVFNALSAGIVVGIMIIPMIASLSEDAMNSVPNGLREGALAMGATKFEVAIKVVLPAAFSGVVASVVLAISRAIGETMIVTIAAGVTPNFTFDPTESIQTLTAFIVQGTSGDTTYGSTIYYSVYAVGITLFVFTLIMNLISQRIARRFREEY
- a CDS encoding PstS family phosphate ABC transporter substrate-binding protein, with the translated sequence MNKKFSFLFVFILILGVLTACGESANGDGNGNEGGEDKLTGTVKLAGSSTVFPIMEGVLYEYNKEQPKVNTPLESVGSGGGFKKSTKGEIDFSNASRPIKDEEKAIAEQNGIELKEIVLAYDGLSVVVSQQNDFVEELSVEQLRDIFLDEARNTKWSDIDSSWPDEEIEIFSPGHDSGTFDYFNEVILEDKPMREGEGVTLSENDNVLVRGIQDNPYAIGFFGYAYYEANKDKLKVLAIDEGNGAIQPNGDTIQDGSYSPLSRPLFTYVNTTSLKEKEEVQNFTEFLLQNAGESAERVGYVALPQAKYEEQLEEIKSIYE